In a single window of the Rhodamnia argentea isolate NSW1041297 chromosome 2, ASM2092103v1, whole genome shotgun sequence genome:
- the LOC115726838 gene encoding cytochrome P450 CYP82D47-like produces the protein MKTFSSFTRITTMESSFSFPTTALAGMIFALAIFLYRLALLLITAKNNRASINSHGEASLPEAGSAWPLMGHLHLLGGPTPPHIVLANMADKYGPIFTVKIGVHRALIVSNWQIAKQCLTVNDRAFTSRPKSISSEVMAYDDAMFGLAPCGPYWHHVRKIVMLELLSNHRLELLKHVRESEVQASVNHLYKRYVENYDGAPKKVLVDMKQWFGDITLNVIFRMIVGKRYEDERDEKGREALRDFFDLAGRLVVSNAFPILRWLDLDGYEKKIRKTGQELDRVVQGWLNEHKSRRNTNKRRGNDKDSDQDFMDVLLSSADAAAELPAYDADTFVKATCMALVLAGSDTTSVSLTWALSLLLNHREVLKKAQHELDTQIGRGKLVNESDLKNLVYIQAIIKETPRLYPAGPLGVPHESMEDCTVDGYHVPKDTRLLFNFWKIHRDPPEFRLERFLTTHKDFDMRGQNFEPIPFGSGRRMCPGVNLAMQLMSLSLAALLHEFDIATLAGEPC, from the exons ATGAAAACCTTCTCCTCATTCACAAGAATCACAACTATGGAGTCCTCTTTCTCATTTCCGACCACGGCCCTCGCTGGCATGATCTTTGCCCTCGCAATCTTTCTCTATCGCCTTGCTTTGCTACTGATAACAGCCAAAAACAACAGAGCAAGTATCAACAGCCATGGAGAAGCCTCCTTGCCAGAAGCCGGCAGCGCGTGGCCTTTGATGGGCCATCTCCATCTCTTAGGAGGCCCCACGCCGCCTCATATAGTCCTAGCAAACATGGCTGACAAGTATGGGCCGATCTTTACAGTCAAAATAGGTGTTCATCGAGCATTGATAGTTAGTAATTGGCAGATAGCCAAGCAGTGTCTTACCGTAAACGATAGAGCCTTCACGAGTCGACCCAAGTCTATTAGCTCCGAGGTCATGGCCTACGATGATGCCATGTTTGGCCTTGCTCCCTGTGGCCCTTATTGGCACCATGTGCGGAAGATCGTCATGCTGGAGCTCCTCTCCAACCACCGTCTGGAATTGCTCAAGCATGTCCGGGAGTCGGAGGTCCAGGCATCGGTAAACCACTTGTATAAGCGATATGTGGAAAACTACGATGGCGCACCAAAGAAGGTGTTGGTCGACATGAAGCAATGGTTTGGCGACATAACTCTAAATGTGATTTTTAGGATGATAGTTGGGAAACGATATGAGGACGAACGAGACGAGAAGGGTCGAGAGGCTTTGAGGGACTTCTTCGATTTGGCGGGGAGGTTGGTAGTGTCCAATGCGTTCCCGATTTTGAGGTGGTTGGATTTGGACGGTTACGAGAAGAAGATAAGGAAGACGGGCCAAGAGCTGGACCGTGTGGTTCAAGGATGGCTAAACGAGCACAAAAGCAGAAGGAACACTAACAAGAGACGTGGTAATGACAAGGACAGTGACCAGGATTTCATGGACGTGCTGCTGTCCAGTGCAGATGCTGCCGCAGAGCTTCCTGCTTACGACGCCGATACTTTCGTTAAAGCAACATGCATG GCACTCGTCTTAGCCGGCTCTGACACTACCTCGGTCTCTCTAACATGGGCCTTATCTTTGTTACTCAACCATCGTGAAGTCCTGAAGAAGGCCCAACATGAACTAGACACACAAATCGGCAGAGGAAAGCTAGTAAATGAATCGGACCTCAAGAATTTGGTCTACATCCAAGCCATCATCAAGGAAACCCCGCGTTTATACCCGGCAGGCCCACTTGGCGTCCCGCACGAGTCCATGGAAGACTGCACCGTGGATGGCTATCACGTCCCAAAGGACACTCGTCTACTCTTTAACTTTTGGAAGATCCATCGTGACCCTCCGGAATTCCGGTTGGAGAGATTCTTGACCACCCACAAAGATTTCGACATGCGAGGTCAGAATTTCGAGCCGATACCATTTGGAAGTGGACGGAGAATGTGTCCCGGAGTCAATTTAGCCATGCAACTAATGTCGCTGTCCCTTGCCGCCCTTCTGCACGAGTTCGACATTGCAACATTGGCAGGTGAGccgtgttga